agGAAGTTCAGagtctttttaaattatttcctcattaaataataaattttagttttatttattttattcattagcagtttaaatgaaaatgtcacaTGTTGACATaaaagttttgaatgaaaagtAGTTGGTTTACTGATAATATGTCACTATACCATAagttttgataaaatattacattttattattttcttaaaagtaaatattgatctactctttgttttctttagatttttagttctgacttttggatttttttgaaaaaaattataattttatttttctgatgtttGAGGAATCCGGTGTTTCCAGGAAGTTGACACTGGAGGACAGGAAGTGCTCGCCTGACTCAATCTtctttaaaagatattttagaaaaacatggaatatttttctaatatatatgagatgtcaaaacagaaaatgaagtcAGGTTCTTAGATTAACAATGTCCAGATTctgttttaattcatatttggatctaaaatgaaacaataaaacatcagaaaactgaatttgttaaagttgtgtttatgttttcctcctgcGTGTCGGTGATTCTCCTCATAAactaaaaatgtcagtttttgtttataaaactatttttatctttgataATTCATTAAATACACAGCAACACGCGAAAATAAGAAACTcgaaatgcttttgttttaattatttcagtcCTGTGTTGATTACATCTTCATTGGTCAGAGCACTACGTCACAAATCAGTGGGCGGGACTAAAACTGCGATAGACAACGCGATTGGTTGAGATGTGTAGCAGCAAAATCTGAAACGATGATagatttataatttttaatagAAAGGTTGTCGTTACATTGTTGATGCCTTTAAAACTTTAGTTTTCATGTtaatacaatataaatatttctataaaataaacatttacagtgTTATACAGTGAATTGTGGAACTTTGTTTATTATTTGGCTCGTTCTTTATTCACTTCCGGccatttaatctgattttttctgctattaaacatttatttaaagctgatttgggctgaaatcaataataaataaaagttttgttgtttttctttattccagcccaaatcaactttaaataaaagaatttttttccacttcaacaaaaatgagtaaataaacGAACAGAGATTTTAACTACAGTTGATCGTTATGATCAGATGATCAGCGCTCACTGACCTGAAAGCTCCGTAAAAAAGCTCGatataaacatttacagaagGCGTTGCTGCACTTCCGGGTTGATCCACCTGACGAGCACGAGACGTGACGTCTCGCAGGTGACAGACAGGTGTGCCTCCGCCGAGGAGAAGAggtgattttaaaaatgcttaaatgttGTCAACGAACCTTTTATAGGAACTAAATGAAATCCAGActtcatttgactttttctgGGTCATTTATGTTTTCACGTGAGAGTCCAAACGAACCGCGGAACCAGAACCGAACCTCCGGCAGAGagttaaatctttatttttgaacTATCCGACTTGAAGCTGACATGGAGGCTGCAGGTAAGAAGATCTGCTGAAACCTTACTCgggtttttatcagttttctgcattttcatcctttaatttctaaataaacttaaaaattcAGTTTAACCTGAAAATATACTTTAgatttattgttaaaatgtcGTTCATTCCTCAAagtaactgtttttttattctaaatgcTCATTAACATGCAAAAAGAggtaaaatatttgtatttgatAGTATTTTCTTCCTAAAAGTGACagaatatttaacatatttataagttattgactgtttttcatgtttattggaGGTTGCCATGTTGGTAGAGAAGCAGgtgagctctgattggttgccaGGTTTGCAGACACATTCTGGTTGTTTTGGATCTTTGTAAGGATGGAAGAACCAATCGTGACACATTTTGCTGTAGATTAAAAAACAACccaccccacagcatgatgcttccacctcTGTGCTTGACTCATAATCTGCACTTTATGTTgagtttttgagttatttagatgtttattgttacattttgtagaagaaaacagaatatttgCCTTCATGTAgcagtttttgcattttggggccattttttaagttttatgaaGAATTACTTCCCCATATGAGTGATGCTACCTTTGGCCAGAGGGTCAGCGGGGGCGAGACGGAGGCAGCCAGAGACGATCCCCCTTCGACGTCATCATGAGTCAGATCCGCAGGAAGCGTTCAGCATCAGACAGGAAGCCACTGGGCCGCTTCCTGTCGCGAACCTCAGAGCGGACGGCGATCCCTGAGGACGCAGAGTCCGAGAACAGAGGACAGAGTCCAGGTGAGGAATAAAaccagctgcagagaaactggTTTTAACGCATCGAAATGACCCAAagatcagattttgtttttaaagaatctcCTTTTATTGACAAAgagaaacaatatttaaattcctgTCAATGACAagaacacaaagtgaaaaagTGCAGGTAGAAGCTCAAGCTTATTAAACGTATAACTTTATTCAACATAAAGCATCATAAAagtcaaagcagaaaaatatttcctttataTTATACAATCAaacctttttgtatttgtttagcaaataacattttaaattattttactttaagagtgaaaaacagttttgactCCTCCCATCTGAATCCATCTGACTGAACTAGATTAGATTTTCATATTGACCTTTAGATAAATCCTTATTcaactaaactaaataaaactgaataataaaactttaaaatatgtaaaaaatatttcattaatcgGATGACAATAATCAGACACAGTTATAATTAGGATAGTTTTCTTTAGGAggttttgtgtcatttaaatgatttatttagaaaatattttattttactttagattttACATCATCAAAATGAACCATCCAGTGTAATTTGAAGACCAAACACCAAAAGTCTGATTTCATacatttgttctgtttctatactgtttcagttttacttcttactaaatattaaaaattttgttttgcattatttagtgATTTATTTAGTCACATTTCTTTAATACTTTAATTCTCCAAACACAAACTTAACGTGTTGGTCTGAAACAGACTGTAGGAGTTACAGGATGTAAAATGAGACTGCAGcagctggttttgttttttccaggcGCTGCGGCGCCGGTGGAGAGCCAGCGTGATGCCGGCTGGGGAAGAgtgtgtgttttcctgcagaAGTTGGGGAAGAAAGCGGACAGCAGCAGTCTGAGTCTGGCTCACTGCGATCTGACGGCTACAGACCTGCTGGAGCTCGGTATTCACTCCCTGAGTTACTGCTGCTGGGATTTTAATAAACTATCGACTGGAAGCaggagctctgagctctgaggtCTGAGCTCTGGAGCTGATCTTATGAGACGTTTGACTCCTTCAGTGTTTGAAATAATCATTTCAGGCGGTTTTATAACCAACAGCCTCAAAAACCCttcagtgtttaaaaacaacCTGATCAGATCAGATCCAGGTTTCAACCAGAGACTCGTGCGATTAATCTGGATTTACAGGAATCTTTTTGCTTTGCTCATATAGAGCAGTTTCATGCAGTTAGTATCTTATCTGCagtggaaaatatgttttttagtTTGGAGAATAATGGAGGAACTGTTATGGTTCCATATAACTATGagtgaattttatttgttacacaaataaaaaccactttCAAGCTCAGGGAATTAGATTTGCTAATTGTTGTCATTCTAACTTATGTAAGTAGCTTCAGTTCAGGtttcagcagctttttaaataaCTATTACTTTGAGTGACTGTTAGCTTCTATAGTTAggtgtttaaataaatgcttgttTTATAGCAAATGCATGTAAATGATAGCTTGAGTAGCTCCTGTCTTTTGTAATGATTAGCTTAAGTCACTTTTAGCTTTATCAATTGTTAGCTTAAGTACATGCTAGCTTTAGCAATCACTAGCTTGAGAAAATAATAGCTTAAATAGCTTTTAGCTTTTGTTAGGTTTAATTTAGTTTCCAGTCTGAAATATAAGAGTGCTTTCTTAACCATATCTTAGCATAGCTTAGCATATACCTAAATGCTGCAGgtataaactttatttttattgttttgatgaaTGGCATCTTGTTGAATCGAAATTGTACATCTGATCTTTGTAAATCTTTTCCTTTCATGTTTGAAACCATAAGGGAAATGCATGGTTTCAAGTTTGGGTGTTGCTAGTACTAGTTAGCACCTACTTAAGCTAACATCTAACAGGAATGCTAATGACATGCTACGCTAATGTTCTACGAGTCGTCGATTACCGGaatttccaaacattttaatttaagtgCTTGTTCAATTGAATTTTGATCTACTTGGTTCTTTATCTATGAAGTTTAGAACCAAAAGACAGGCAGtaaagctaaatattagctTGTTGTTTCAAATGAACGCCATGGCTGACTGCTGTTTGTCCTTTTAGCATCGCTGCTCCAGTTCCTCCCTCAGCTGGAGGAGATGGACGTCTCTTGGAACGAGCTGATTGGTGGCAGTCTGACAGCGTTGACCTCTCACCTCCAACATGTGGGTGGGATCAGGACGCTGAagctctgcagctgcaggcTGAACGCGGACGATGTCGCCGCTCTGGGTGAGACTTCGGTTAAAGCAGAACCGTCCAGACCTGATGCTGTTAGTAGCTTAGTGCTCATTTTCTCCAGATCTGATCTGGAAAAGTCTTTCTACACCAAACGTGTAATTTTCCCTTTTGGCCACATCGTGATCGAATGTTCTCAAAACAATgtttgtgccagaatgtattgatgaaACCCattaaaaactcttaaaatattaataaacagcCATTTCTGCATTCttctgaaaactaaataatattgatcatcttttcattttgatgtaatttggttgtgcccttaaataaaataattaagtgCACAACTGTTCTATTTATGTGGACTGCTGAAgtttagagggccacataatAAGCTGTAGCGGGCTGaatttggccctcgggcctcAAGTTTGACACCTTTAAACTTCCTATAAGTTTCAGCTTATTTTACAGAGATTCTTTATGACTGGTGAACACAGTaactgtgaagtagaaggaaagtAATGCAGGATTTAACacttttcacaaacagaaaactgaaaagtgtggcaggcCTTTATATTCAGCCCCCTTTTACCCTAAAAACCCTAAATAAAGTTCTTCCTCTCTGCATATGTAGGTGAAGCCCTCCCTTCTCTTCCTGTGTTGGAGATCCTCGATCTGTCCTGGAACAGCAGCGTTGGCGGCGCTTTGCAAAGCCTGCTGGGTAAACTTCAGCCATCAGTGAGGGAGCTCCACCTGGTGGCCTGTGAGCTCACTGCAGCGGACGCTGCTGCTCTGGGTAATCACGTCCTTATTGGTCCAGCTGATTTCTTTATGTTTGGTGGGCTCATCTCGGTCTGCGTTCCCCTTCAGGAGGCCTGGTGGCCGTTCTGCCTAAACTCTGTGTGTTGGACGTTTCCTGTAACCCTCGGCTCACACAGGAAGTGGACGCTGGCGGCTTCGGGCAGCTGGCCGCCTCCTTGTCCCACGCCGTCTCCCTGACCGTGCTGCGGCTGCAGGCCTGCGGGTTGAGACCTGACAACTTGGAGGCTCTCGGTGAGAGCAAAACCTCAGATTTCTGATCGGTTTAtagttttgatttctttcttattagaatttattttcagtaaaaaacaaatcctgatGCATCCTGCAGGTAGAGCTGAGTAGAGTAGCAAAGAAGCtgcactcaagtaaaagtagaagtACTTACTTTTATTTacgtaaaagtaaaaagtaaccaACCAAGAAAttagtaagaataaaaaagtattaaCTAAAATTACTattcaagtactgagtaactgagtgtctttagtcagaggcttcttcaaagttgctgtaacacagactgctacaggagatctttcctgcccacagccatcaaCCTCTACAATATCTCTGAAGAATCAATGAGTTacaatcaataaagtatttttgaatttgatcaaaacataaatcatataatatttaaaaactgcatcaacagacaaaccaaaatataaagttatgtggaaacttttgtactttaaagaccaaaatgaaaataaatcatataaatAACAAGACAGCAAAAAGGCAGAAGCAgccaaaacaaatatttttccaaatcagtttctttcaatttaaaaacaatgaaatgttgTCAAAACCtgtaggtgtgtgtctgtgtttggtgaatttatgattaaaacaatttgttttttattcagtaaagTTTCTCACAATGGGTAAAgtatccagacattttactcaagagtagcaGTACTTCTAAAAGtactcaaagtaaaaataaaaatactcctaaaagtattttttcttccGTTACTCTAGTAattgtaactgagtaaatgttaCAATGTTACCTGTGGCTGCAGGTGCTTCCCTGCGCTGCCTGCCCTCGGTGCGCCACCTGGACCTGTCCTGTAACAGAAGTCTGACTGGAGGCCTGAGTCGACTCTCCTCTCACCTGCCTCACATGGCTCACCTGGAGAGCCTGGACCTCCACCTGTGCCGCCTCAAACGCGCCGACCTGGAGGCTCTGAGTGAGTCTCTGTGACCGCCACACCCAGCAGCCGCTGCAGGCTTCACCTCCTGCCTCTCTCCAGTCCAGGTGCTGCCTTCCCTGACGGCGCTGGCGGCGCTCGACGTTTCGTCCAATAAGGAGGCGGGAGGCGCGGTCCACCAGCTGGTGTCGGTGCTGCCGCTGACTCAGATGAGGAGGCTGCCGATGAGCAGCTGCAGGCTGACGGAGGAGTCCTTCACCGCCCTGGGTAAACACCGACAGGCTCACTGCGTCTGCAGCTGGAGGAGATGAGCCCAGGAGTCAGCCAGGGGTCGGGACCGCTAGCCAAATGTTAGCTGCGCTAACCCTAACGCGCTACAACAGGGTAGTATTTAGTGGAAACTAATGCTAATGCACaaagatgttgaactttattcaccTGAAAAGCCAAGAAAATTTGTGCTGTAGAATTTAtccagacaaaaataattaggGGAAGCGAgatgtgttaaatgttttcaaaattagcaaaagTGCTAAGTTAAAGGTTAGCTACACTACTAGCAGATTAGCATAACTATAGCCACCACTggaatcagtttattttattgcttttttgtaACCTAGAAACGAGTTttcaggcctgaaatctggcTGCagtgatgacctctgacctgaaccttcagagtcacataaagatgGTTCCAAAgccggccttctatcacctgaagagcatttccaggattaaataACCCAACATAAACTCATCCATGTCTTTAGTCGGACAGTGAACATCTGCTTCCTTCTAGAAAATGCTACACGTTAAGTTCATACAGAGGCAGAAACAGTCATCGGATTTTTCTGGCCTGGGCACACTATGGGACTCCCCTGCATCACAATTCATTTCTATTATTGCCTGTGTTTCACTTTTGTCATTAGCTTACAAAAGTGGGCCTCTGTTTGGCTCCATGCTGAAACCCCAGTGAAGCAGAAAACCATGAAGTATAAAGTTCCTCCACAAACTGAAGAACTCAAAAAAAGTGTCTCAAAATGGATAATTGTTTTTACTTGtcatatttgaaaagcaaaagctgAATAAGCTGACAGCCTGGATGTTTCATTTCCCCCAGCTCTGGTGGCGCCGTACCTGCGCAGCCTGGATGTTTCCTGGTGTAAGGTGGTGGGCGGTCGCCTGCCGCTGCTGATGGACGCGCTGCAGCCGTCCGTGGTCCTGGAGCTCCGCCTCAGCAGCTGCGGCCTCACCACCGACGACCTGGGTCACCTAGGTAACCAACACAGTGATTTAGTTTGACATTGAACCCGAACTTTACCATCATTCAGGTGAAAACTGCTTTTACTTTGACACATTATTGATACTTTGGGTTATTTTTAAGACTATACATAATTCTCATGTGATGTCACACTTCCAGTgacagtaaatatcactgatatttgTTAGCATTACACAGAGGTGGATAGAGTAATAATTGGAATGTATTTCAATGATAACTTAGAGCTTCTCCGATCGTGGTTTaattattgttgtcatagcaactgtcaTTTATGGTACTTACCAAGATGGCGGCTGTCTGCTACCAAGTTGTAGCCTGTGTACTGAATGATTAACCTTTATTGTTCCCGGAGCAGCTGACGTGTGCAGACGCGGCTGCGTGTCCTCCCTCCGGGTCCTGGACTTGTCCTACAACGACTCGGTCGGGGACGCCGGCTGGGCGGCGCTGTTCGCGGCGGGCGGCCTGGGCTCGCTGGAGGAGGCCGACCTCAGCCTCCGACCTTTGACCTCGGCTCCCTGCTCGGCCTGGCTGCCCTCGCTGCTCGGGGCTCTGCCTCGGATGCCGGCGCTGGCCCGGCTGGCCATGCAGCGCTGGAGCGCCGGGCcgcaggaggagcagcagctgcggTTCAGCGTGAAGAACCGGAACATCCGGCTGGACTGGGATCCGGACGGTTCGGACTGGAAGACCAGCAGCCAGGAGGATAGTCAGGCTGAGGAGTAGGGAGGAGGTCAAGGGTCACTTGGATTTCAACAGATCAGaaacaaacaaggaaatttctccCATACCTGATTCCCGAGGtccaaacatttcagtttctgaCTGAAATGGAGGCTTAAAATCCACAATTATTCTCACGTTGCACAAGACAATAAATTCacaattatttaactttattaactcttgacttttatttcattctttcatATTTAGGCATTTTTGGATGTAAATATGCTCCCATTTCCACCTCTGATGAAATTATTTCACTGAGTGTTTGATCATGAATGGCGTCACTGGTTTTGTGGGGAGTCTGAACCTGCGTTCTGCTCGTTAACGTCTATAAAGAAATGGTGTTTCCTCAAATGATGGAAGAGTTCGGCCAGGAAAACATGGCCGTCCACCTCGTAGGGCCTGACGTCGGTCTGCTCAGGCGCCAGACGGCCGGTGTTGAGCAGCTCCCTGAAGGCCTGAGGGACGGAGCAGCTGGAGTTATGGACGCAAACACACTTCATAAATTAACAGTTAAAATATACAGTCATTTTTAACTGCTATTCCAGCCAGATCTGGATTATTGCTGCTTCCACCTTAAGTTTATATGACAAACAAcccaaataaaaccttttttacacCTGAAAACCCTTCAGGCTCTGATAAAAATAGCTGccagttgttttaaaagcttCATCTGATGGTGGATTacagcagaaaacaacaaatgttgttCCCCAGGGTTGAGTTCTCGGTCCAGTTCTGTTCACCTCGTGTATATAAGAACCGCCTTTTGTTAGCAAACTCCTTAGAATAGGAAACAGCAAAGCCTTAACTTTAATATTAGGTCTTATTGATTTAAGGTGTTATTAATATTTAGCTCATATCCTTGTTTTCTTGTTCCATTTCAGctgatttcattatttcataatttatccATTTCATCACCTCTGAAAATGAGTCCTTCTGTCTCAGATTCCTGAAATATTAAATGAGTGTGTGAAAAATGAGGATGGTTGCTGAATAACGGAGGTTTTACCTGGCAGACCGGCTCCTCCAGGTGGTTTCCCCAGATGTAGATGTGGGTCAGAGTCGGGCTGTTACTCAGAGCCCCGGCCAAGGACAGCAGGCCGCGGGTGCTGATGTTGTTTCTGCAGACAGAaagcctggaaaacacaaactcaGAGCCTCAAGTCAGCCTGCCAGCTCCTCAGAGACCAcagaaaaaaccaaaactaaacgGACTCACTCTCTGAGGACGGAGCCCTTGCAGCAGATGGCTTCGCTCAGGTACTCAGCGCCGGGGTCTTCGATCCGATTGGATGACAGATCAATGACCTCCAGAGGGGAGTTTTCTTTCAAGACTCTGGAGAGATGCAGGGCGCCATCCCGGCTCACACGGTTGCTGCAGATGAAAGGTTTCactttcaatcaatcaatcaatcaaattttatttgtatagcacatttcagcagcaagacatttcaaagtgctttacatcattacaaacacagaaacacaatgcaatatagaatcaacaatcaaaacatgacattaagtcaagttccatcaataaatttgtaattgattacatttcaaatacaatcctaaacaggtgggtttttagttgagatttaaaagaagtcagtgtttcagctgttttacagttttctggaagtttgttccaaatttgtggtgcatagatgctgaaagctgcttctcctcgtttggttctggttctggagatgcagagcagaccagaaccggaagacctgagaggtctggaaggttgatacaacagcagcagatctttaatgtattgtggtgctagtATTAATGTATTGTATCCAGGCAGCCAGGTGTTCAGTCAGGGTTTGTatcataagcctggcgggcctcCAGGCTTTACTtccccccaccaggctaaacgttgtttattttaaattgggtTTTTTATACACCAGAAACAATAAAGATGGATTAAGCCAGGTTAATAGCTGATGCATTGAACTGGAGCCAAGGGGATGCCCACCAACTGCAATGCCTGGTGGATCTtgcaaattttaacattttttaacacagaaacatgGCGGGTCGCTGGTGGACTGACCTAACATCTCCACCACCGGGCTTAGCTGGTTTTCTGTTAGTAATCTTGATCATTAGTTTCCAGACTTCCTGAATATCTTTTGCtgattttcttcctctcttctttttaAGCCAGAATGAATCAAAGTCAAACGGACCCGTCTTACCAAACCTGTTCTGTCAGGTAAATGAACTGagaaatggtggaaaaacagtcAGAAACTTCAGGAAGTCTGGAGAACTGATTATGAAGACCTGTCTAAGTGTGAAACCATGAGGACCGGGTTTGTACCAGCGCAGGTCCAGGTACCGCAGTCTGTGGTTCAGCTTCAGGCCTTCAGACAGCCTCTCCATGCCCGTGTCCGTCAGGCCCATCTTCCCCAGATGGAGCTCCACCAGGCTGTTGTTCACCGGAAGCATCTTCGAGAAGTGAACGGCCCACTCTTCCTGAGACAGAACCACACAACGTTCAGATCAGAACTGGAAACAGAACCTGCTGTCTGCTGCTGGTGAAGTTCCTACCAGGAGGCTGAAGAGCAGCGCCCGGCTCACGTCCACAGACCGGAGGGTGGTGTTGTTCTTCAGAGCGGTGCTAAGGGCAATCATGCTCTGCATTTCCTGCAGGGACAGAGGCAGGGTCAGAGGAAGAACCGCTGACGGTACCAGGAGGTTCTGATCCACGGGAGGTTACCAGGTCGCACTCTCCCAGCTCCAGCTCCTGCAGCGTCATGTTCACCCGCAGCATGCCGGCCAAGTTCAGGCCTCCTTTTCTACCGATCTTATTCCCCGACAGCCTGAGAGAAAGCAAGCTGCTGTTACCCTGCAGGGACAGAGAGAGACGATAACTTCCTGTTCACTATTCCCACAGAAAAcgatcacttcctgtttacaaTTCCCACAGGAGAAGATCACTTCCTTTTTATTATTCCCACAGAAAatgatcacttcctgttcactATTCCCACAGAAAACGATCATTTCCTGTTTGCTATCCCTTTATGAGTGAGGATCACTTTGGACCAGTTCTTCGCCTGGAGGAGAAGATCAGCAGCAGACGTTTATCTGACCAACCTGCAGGCTGCTGGCGAGAACCTCGGCTCCATTCGTCTGAATGTTGTTGAAGGTGAGGTCCAGAGAGCGCAGCATCGTGTCCTGCGCCTGCGCAGCAACACGCATGACAACGACAACACGCATAATAACAGTAACAGACATGATGACAGTAACAGACATGATGACAGTAACAGACATGATGACAGTAACAGACATCACTCCAATGCCTCAGCAggcctctcctcttcctcacctctAGAAGCTTGGCCAGGTAAGCTGCTCCTTCATCACTGATGTTGTTGTACCCCATATCCAGACCTGTTCAGACAAAAACCGGTGAAAAACTCggcgggttctggttctgttgatcCGGACCAGACTGCTCACCTGTAAGGGTCCGATAGTTCAGGAGACATTTTGACAGAGCGAGGACGTCATTGTCACTAAGTCTCTGGAAgcttttctgcttcctgtttcctgctaGATTCAAGGTGAAATTCCTGCAACACAGGAAATAACTGGAGcagtttttcacaataaaaggtTCACGTTTAACGAGTTACCTTCactaattattaatattaatattcagCTTTTGAATGGCCCCACTCACAATTAAGAGCACATTGTTACCTGAAGACAGATAATGACAGATAAACATcgcaggaaaaccgtttatccatTGTTATCGGAGGCTATGCTAACTAGGCTAAGCATTCACAAACTGCTATGCTAGCTGTAGCGTAGAGGAGAGCAAGTGTAAGGGAGAGGGGGGCATGAGCAGCCGCAtggagagtgattgacagcactaagacccgcctcctggctctgattggttgtttt
This portion of the Xiphophorus hellerii strain 12219 chromosome 21, Xiphophorus_hellerii-4.1, whole genome shotgun sequence genome encodes:
- the lrrc34 gene encoding leucine-rich repeat-containing protein 34 isoform X1 → MNFTLNLAGNRKQKSFQRLSDNDVLALSKCLLNYRTLTGLDMGYNNISDEGAAYLAKLLEAQDTMLRSLDLTFNNIQTNGAEVLASSLQGNSSLLSLRLSGNKIGRKGGLNLAGMLRVNMTLQELELGECDLEMQSMIALSTALKNNTTLRSVDVSRALLFSLLEEWAVHFSKMLPVNNSLVELHLGKMGLTDTGMERLSEGLKLNHRLRYLDLRCNRVSRDGALHLSRVLKENSPLEVIDLSSNRIEDPGAEYLSEAICCKGSVLRELSVCRNNISTRGLLSLAGALSNSPTLTHIYIWGNHLEEPVCQAFRELLNTGRLAPEQTDVRPYEVDGHVFLAELFHHLRKHHFFIDVNEQNAGSDSPQNQ
- the lrrc34 gene encoding leucine-rich repeat-containing protein 34 isoform X2; this translates as MTQLYVVAITMAFLATVMSGEPISECYKVICENEGITINPFVLENLERTTTTSYFLCCRNFTLNLAGNRKQKSFQRLSDNDVLALSKCLLNYRTLTGLDMGYNNISDEGAAYLAKLLEAQDTMLRSLDLTFNNIQTNGAEVLASSLQGNSSLLSLRLSGNKIGRKGGLNLAGMLRVNMTLQELELGECDLEMQSMIALSTALKNNTTLRSVDVSRALLFSLLEEWAVHFSKMLPVNNSLVELHLGKMGLTDTGMERLSEGLKLNHRLRYLDLRCNRVSRDGALHLSRVLKENSPLEVIDLSSNRIEDPGAEYLSEAICCKGSVLRELSVCRNNISTRGLLSLAGALSNSPTLTHIYIWGNHLEEPVCQAFRELLNTGRLAPEQTDVRPYEVDGHVFLAELFHHLRKHHFFIDVNEQNAGSDSPQNQ
- the lrrc31 gene encoding leucine-rich repeat-containing protein 31; its protein translation is MEAAEGQRGRDGGSQRRSPFDVIMSQIRRKRSASDRKPLGRFLSRTSERTAIPEDAESENRGQSPGAAAPVESQRDAGWGRVCVFLQKLGKKADSSSLSLAHCDLTATDLLELASLLQFLPQLEEMDVSWNELIGGSLTALTSHLQHVGGIRTLKLCSCRLNADDVAALGEALPSLPVLEILDLSWNSSVGGALQSLLGKLQPSVRELHLVACELTAADAAALGGLVAVLPKLCVLDVSCNPRLTQEVDAGGFGQLAASLSHAVSLTVLRLQACGLRPDNLEALGASLRCLPSVRHLDLSCNRSLTGGLSRLSSHLPHMAHLESLDLHLCRLKRADLEALIQVLPSLTALAALDVSSNKEAGGAVHQLVSVLPLTQMRRLPMSSCRLTEESFTALALVAPYLRSLDVSWCKVVGGRLPLLMDALQPSVVLELRLSSCGLTTDDLGHLADVCRRGCVSSLRVLDLSYNDSVGDAGWAALFAAGGLGSLEEADLSLRPLTSAPCSAWLPSLLGALPRMPALARLAMQRWSAGPQEEQQLRFSVKNRNIRLDWDPDGSDWKTSSQEDSQAEE